From Deinococcus aquaticus, one genomic window encodes:
- a CDS encoding helix-turn-helix domain-containing protein gives MNDRVRELIDTRLREKGMSRADLARAIGKTPQTVTRALNGNEGGGNVPPLWAAILEALDLRLTVEPGQGQGQGNGEGGKA, from the coding sequence ATGAATGACCGCGTGAGAGAACTGATTGATACCCGCCTTCGAGAGAAAGGGATGAGCCGGGCTGATCTGGCCCGCGCCATAGGGAAGACCCCGCAGACCGTGACGCGCGCCCTGAACGGGAACGAAGGCGGTGGTAACGTCCCCCCCCTGTGGGCCGCGATTCTCGAGGCACTAGACTTGCGCCTGACGGTGGAACCTGGGCAGGGGCAGGGCCAGGGGAACGGCGAAGGGGGGAAGGCGTGA